In Taeniopygia guttata chromosome 2, bTaeGut7.mat, whole genome shotgun sequence, one genomic interval encodes:
- the TMIE gene encoding transmembrane inner ear expressed protein, which yields MAWDPNWDFLGFSCLVLLRSRFSLAQLIEATTAPPKKKPDPVTSETVVIWGLRLWQVVGIFALFVLSIIITLCCIFKCRIPRTRKEIEARYAQRQAAKNYADKLDTVPPLGELTEIPGAQVAEEKKEEEVPTVSGKVDKAQGKKDGSKGSKKKDGEKEQKEESKKEGKDGAKKKDGEKGEKGEKGGKEEKGGKGEKGEKEKGEKGKDTNDKKQGKKGEKEGEAGKSGGAKTDGKAGGNSKAPAKKK from the exons atggCGTGGgatccaaactgggattttttgggattttcctgccTCGTCCTGCTCCGATCCCGATTTTCCCTGGCGCAGCTGATCgag GCCACCACAGCACCTCCCAAGAAAAAGCCGGATCCGGTGACGTCGGAGACCGTGGTGATCTGGGGGCTGCGCCTCTGGCAGGTGGTCGGGATCTTCGCCCTCTTCGTCCTTTCCATCA ttatCACCCTGTGCTGCATCTTCAAGTGCCGGATCCCGCGCACGCGGAAGGAGATCGAGGCTCGCTACGCCCAGCGCCAGGCGGCCAAAAACTACGCGGACAAACTGGACACGGTGCCACCCCTGGGCGAGCTCACCGAAATTCCCGGAG CTCAGGTTGcggaagaaaaaaaagaggaagaagttccCACTGTGTCCGGAAAAGTGGACAAGGCTCAGGGAAAGAAGGATGGATCCAAAGGCTCCAAAAAAAAGGACggggagaaggagcagaaggaagaatccaagaaggaagggaaggacggagccaaaaaaaaagacggagaaaagggggagaaaggggaaaaaggaggaaaagaggaaaagggggggaaaggagaaaagggggaaaaggaaaagggggaaaagggaaaggacaCAAACGACAAGAAAcaagggaaaaagggggaaaaagaaggcGAAGCTGGAAAATCCGGAGGCGCCAAAACCGACGGAAAAGCCGGTGGGAATTCCAAAGCTCCGGCAAAGAAGAAGTGA